In Massilia forsythiae, one DNA window encodes the following:
- a CDS encoding DUF4214 domain-containing protein: MKKITALSFAFLLSACGANTEQNSEQPRFFGSVSTEHSSAKLASTTPGERKAYDIGWTQGKLVGVAKSAELGNFQLATPEVRLQDISLTFDKDNLPGQLFRLYQAAFGRTPDVAGFGYWKDILENKGFPLTQVANEFLNSTESKSLYGTDSDDTTFVERLYQNVLHRKPDAAGANFWIGTLRSGTKRTDVLISFSESPENQTATAVAIMKGMAFAEPGISYIPVSNAVAPADVPVGVFFEVDGSTSTDANGDQLQYNWSVSSRPNGSVSEFTSSNTVKPKIVLDKPGKYELSLWVNDATSKSYSPAKIMVTAHAIVADSGIYTCSTIDSTKAQALYFSGHTYLDRDKDGLACSASDIAYERSPSVPSIADTGTYKCSTLSPANAILLYLQGHTYLDRDHDGKPCEASDVNLEKTIYTPPSTSPSSGMCWVNGYTRKDGTRVSGYYRHC, from the coding sequence ATGAAAAAAATTACCGCACTCTCCTTTGCCTTTTTGTTGTCTGCATGTGGCGCAAACACGGAGCAAAACAGCGAACAGCCGCGATTTTTTGGATCAGTAAGCACAGAACATTCCTCTGCCAAACTGGCCTCGACAACGCCTGGAGAACGTAAGGCATATGATATCGGCTGGACGCAGGGGAAGCTGGTTGGCGTAGCCAAGTCAGCAGAGCTCGGCAATTTTCAGCTTGCTACGCCCGAAGTCCGCTTGCAGGATATTTCTCTCACGTTTGACAAGGATAATTTGCCAGGGCAGCTTTTCAGACTCTACCAAGCTGCGTTTGGCCGAACACCTGACGTTGCAGGTTTTGGTTATTGGAAAGATATACTTGAAAACAAGGGTTTTCCGCTCACCCAAGTCGCTAACGAATTCTTGAACAGCACCGAGTCAAAATCATTGTATGGCACTGATAGCGATGATACGACTTTTGTCGAACGGCTGTACCAGAATGTACTACATCGCAAGCCAGACGCAGCAGGGGCAAACTTCTGGATAGGTACACTACGCTCTGGAACGAAACGAACTGACGTTCTAATATCCTTTTCCGAGTCACCAGAAAACCAGACTGCGACTGCAGTGGCCATCATGAAAGGCATGGCTTTTGCAGAACCTGGCATATCCTATATTCCAGTATCGAATGCTGTTGCGCCTGCCGATGTGCCGGTGGGCGTATTTTTCGAAGTCGACGGTTCGACTTCGACCGATGCCAATGGCGATCAACTCCAGTACAACTGGTCCGTTTCCAGCAGACCGAATGGAAGTGTTTCCGAATTCACGAGTTCGAACACCGTCAAACCGAAAATTGTACTTGATAAGCCTGGCAAGTACGAGTTGAGCTTGTGGGTAAACGATGCGACATCAAAAAGCTACTCGCCAGCCAAAATCATGGTAACAGCTCACGCCATCGTTGCGGACTCCGGGATTTATACATGTTCGACTATCGACTCAACCAAAGCGCAGGCTTTATATTTTTCCGGACATACTTATCTTGATCGAGACAAAGACGGTTTGGCATGCAGTGCATCGGATATTGCATATGAAAGATCTCCATCCGTACCAAGCATTGCAGATACAGGAACGTATAAATGTTCGACCCTTTCACCTGCGAACGCCATCTTGCTCTACTTGCAGGGCCATACCTATCTCGATCGAGATCATGACGGCAAGCCGTGCGAGGCCTCGGATGTCAATCTGGAAAAGACGATTTATACGCCACCCTCAACTTCCCCATCGAGCGGCATGTGCTGGGTGAATGGTTATACGAGGAAAGACGGAACTCGTGTGAGCGGCTATTACCGCCATTGCTGA